One Acidimicrobiales bacterium genomic window carries:
- a CDS encoding serine/threonine-protein kinase — MALAAAPEISGFRALSPLGYGPTSTIYSAQADALGRWVALTVYTTALPNERAQRRFDRSFEVARRLGAHPHIVTMLESGLTFERQPYVATEIYERGTLQTRVEGRQPQSIDDVLHMGVQLAGALETAHRAEVVHGGIHPARVLLSNEGEPALADLGLVPLVDRGGLAALVSPMSFHAPPEVLEARPVIPATDVYALASTLYAALAGRAPYQRGDDDTTAALLVRILQHDVPPLGRSDVPGSLEETLRRALRSEPEDRQARALAFARELQSCQKELGLPVSQPIVLDVAASIRLASDASTEPRLAVAPVVEPAPPSQPMQRVFVPAPEEPDAAAPEPTPAPAPPVAAEPPTPLPTAPPPLPEPLVPGPFPPPTSAPSNGFDPGPFPPPTSNPFDPPPGSNGFGHDPFPAPPAPPPGPNGNGFDPFPAPPDPLPGPNGNGFDPFPPPTSAPAAGPESFDLDSLPVPTWAAPPPEAPVVRSGYVDLGSGDSFAPPPSTDHVNGEAFEFGMTPEARAEMRGEPAPAPKVRSFDSHAKGADSAWGPVSGPDSASVLEPAAPATAVEPAPSPSWQDLAAPPGTEVRSPFAGVQSLDLRPRDGDAPTTAAPPMRALPVIVLVALVVVLGAGLAWAVTTKDPAESDAANDADASATSGAPPADEEIPHVAVTAVENPSGVQLDWDGGSDGNQMVLVLSETETPRLLPAETGTALLVPGNSLAAANGYCFAVTTTSNPPPAPALLAADLPDEALSPAACIRGASPTTVRRD; from the coding sequence ATGGCCCTTGCCGCTGCGCCAGAGATTTCGGGGTTTCGCGCCCTATCACCGCTGGGATACGGACCTACGAGCACCATCTACAGCGCGCAGGCCGACGCCCTGGGCCGCTGGGTGGCGCTGACCGTCTACACCACAGCTCTGCCCAACGAACGCGCCCAGCGCCGCTTCGACCGGTCGTTCGAGGTCGCCCGGAGGCTCGGGGCGCACCCGCACATCGTCACGATGCTGGAGAGCGGCCTCACCTTCGAGCGCCAGCCCTACGTGGCCACGGAGATCTACGAGCGGGGCACGCTGCAGACCCGGGTGGAGGGCCGCCAGCCGCAGTCGATCGACGACGTGCTGCACATGGGCGTCCAGCTCGCCGGGGCCCTGGAGACCGCCCACCGGGCCGAGGTGGTGCACGGCGGCATCCATCCCGCCCGGGTGCTGCTGTCCAACGAGGGTGAGCCGGCGCTGGCCGACCTGGGCCTGGTGCCGCTGGTCGACCGGGGTGGGCTGGCCGCTCTCGTGAGCCCGATGTCGTTCCACGCCCCGCCCGAGGTGCTGGAGGCGCGGCCGGTGATCCCGGCCACCGACGTCTACGCCCTGGCCTCGACCCTGTACGCCGCGCTCGCGGGCCGGGCGCCGTACCAGCGGGGCGACGACGACACGACGGCGGCGCTGCTGGTCCGCATCCTGCAGCACGACGTGCCGCCGCTGGGGCGGTCCGACGTGCCGGGCTCGCTGGAGGAGACCCTGCGACGGGCGCTGCGGTCGGAGCCGGAGGACCGGCAGGCCCGGGCGCTGGCGTTCGCCCGCGAGCTGCAGTCGTGCCAGAAGGAGCTGGGCCTGCCGGTGTCGCAGCCGATCGTGCTCGACGTGGCCGCCAGCATCCGCCTGGCCAGCGACGCCTCGACCGAGCCCCGGCTGGCGGTCGCCCCGGTGGTGGAGCCGGCGCCGCCGAGCCAGCCGATGCAGCGGGTCTTCGTGCCGGCCCCCGAGGAGCCGGATGCCGCGGCACCCGAGCCGACACCGGCGCCTGCTCCCCCTGTGGCCGCCGAGCCCCCGACGCCGCTGCCGACCGCCCCTCCCCCGCTGCCCGAGCCCCTCGTCCCCGGCCCGTTCCCGCCCCCCACGTCGGCCCCGTCGAACGGCTTCGATCCCGGCCCGTTCCCACCGCCGACGTCGAACCCGTTCGACCCGCCGCCCGGATCCAACGGCTTCGGCCACGACCCCTTCCCCGCCCCACCGGCACCACCGCCCGGGCCCAACGGCAACGGCTTCGACCCCTTCCCCGCCCCACCGGACCCGCTGCCCGGGCCCAACGGCAACGGCTTCGACCCGTTCCCACCCCCGACGTCGGCCCCGGCGGCCGGGCCCGAGTCGTTCGACCTCGACTCCCTCCCGGTGCCGACGTGGGCAGCGCCGCCGCCCGAAGCGCCCGTCGTTCGCTCGGGATACGTCGACCTGGGCTCGGGCGACTCGTTCGCGCCGCCACCGTCGACCGACCACGTGAACGGCGAGGCGTTCGAGTTCGGGATGACCCCCGAGGCCCGCGCCGAGATGCGCGGCGAGCCGGCTCCGGCGCCGAAGGTCCGGTCGTTCGACTCCCACGCCAAGGGTGCCGACTCCGCCTGGGGCCCGGTGAGCGGGCCCGACAGCGCCTCCGTCCTCGAACCCGCGGCGCCGGCAACCGCGGTGGAACCGGCCCCGTCACCGTCGTGGCAGGACCTCGCTGCCCCGCCCGGCACCGAGGTGCGGTCGCCGTTCGCCGGGGTGCAGAGCCTGGACCTGCGGCCCCGCGACGGCGACGCCCCGACCACCGCCGCCCCGCCGATGCGGGCACTGCCGGTGATCGTGCTGGTGGCGCTGGTCGTCGTGCTGGGCGCCGGGCTGGCCTGGGCGGTCACCACGAAGGACCCGGCCGAGAGCGACGCCGCCAACGACGCGGACGCCTCCGCCACGTCGGGGGCACCACCCGCCGACGAGGAGATCCCCCACGTCGCGGTCACCGCGGTGGAGAACCCGTCGGGCGTGCAGCTCGACTGGGACGGCGGCTCCGACGGCAACCAGATGGTGCTGGTCCTGTCGGAGACCGAGACACCCCGCCTGCTCCCCGCCGAGACCGGCACGGCGCTGCTGGTGCCCGGCAACTCGCTGGCCGCCGCCAACGGCTACTGCTTCGCCGTGACCACCACGTCGAACCCGCCGCCGGCCCCGGCGCTCCTCGCCGCCGACCTGCCCGACGAGGCGCTCAGCCCCGCGGCCTGCATCCGGGGCGCCTCCCCCACCACCGTCCGCCGCGACTGA